Proteins encoded by one window of Blautia argi:
- a CDS encoding L-lactate dehydrogenase — protein MRNTHRDKIVVVGAGNVGEAIAYTLMVRVQANDIVLIDVNEDRAKGAAIDIAHGTSFHKQVWVRQGGYEECRDAQIIIITAGIARKPGQTRLELAKTNVSIVKSITENIMKYAENPLILVVSNPADITTMAVLETSGLPANRVIGSGTSLDTARLRYNLSARLHVNVEDIQAYIVGEHGDSQVAVFSSATVGGFPLEEYASQTGVVLDKEELAEHTKNGGAEIIGLKGATFYGVAMAVSTIVETIMKDDSAILPVAHRLDDSFGAWAGAVVSLPCRVGWEGVEAAFQIPMNEEEEKAMNHSVELLKEFWVQVKEQ, from the coding sequence ATGAGAAATACCCACAGAGATAAGATTGTAGTCGTAGGAGCCGGAAATGTAGGAGAAGCTATTGCCTATACCTTAATGGTAAGAGTGCAGGCAAATGATATTGTCCTGATTGATGTAAATGAAGACCGGGCAAAGGGAGCAGCCATTGATATTGCCCATGGAACCAGCTTTCATAAGCAGGTCTGGGTAAGGCAGGGCGGCTATGAGGAGTGCAGGGACGCGCAGATTATTATTATCACAGCCGGAATTGCCAGAAAACCGGGGCAGACCCGTCTGGAGCTGGCAAAAACCAATGTATCTATTGTAAAGAGCATTACGGAAAATATTATGAAATATGCAGAAAACCCTCTGATTTTGGTAGTTTCCAATCCAGCAGATATTACCACCATGGCAGTTTTGGAAACCTCCGGACTTCCTGCAAATCGGGTAATCGGAAGCGGAACCTCTCTGGATACAGCCAGACTGCGTTATAACTTAAGCGCCAGACTTCATGTGAATGTAGAGGATATTCAGGCATATATCGTAGGAGAACACGGGGACAGTCAGGTGGCAGTTTTCAGTTCTGCAACGGTGGGCGGCTTTCCTTTAGAGGAATATGCCAGCCAGACAGGGGTTGTTCTGGATAAAGAAGAACTGGCAGAACATACCAAAAACGGCGGTGCAGAAATCATCGGCTTAAAGGGCGCAACCTTTTACGGTGTGGCAATGGCAGTTTCCACTATTGTAGAAACCATTATGAAAGACGACAGCGCTATTCTTCCGGTGGCACACAGGCTGGACGACAGCTTTGGAGCATGGGCAGGAGCCGTGGTATCTCTTCCTTGCCGGGTAGGCTGGGAAGGTGTTGAGGCAGCTTTTCAGATACCCATGAATGAGGAAGAAGAAAAAGCCATGAACCATTCCGTGGAGCTTTTGAAGGAGTTCTGGGTTCAGGTAAAAGAACAGTAA